The Pyrenophora tritici-repentis strain M4 chromosome 10, whole genome shotgun sequence genome contains a region encoding:
- a CDS encoding ComEC, membrane metal-binding protein translates to MLVITPTATTTPVFTAASTNIATAAPTLPILAIHSVLAALSIPAAPAVLAAPALANYAPTISALTALTPAAFTLNAPTPTVTALIAATLNALALTAIALATLAILATTTLLPLLLLLFLLLLLLRLLLLRPALATLTPTALTPPHSAILPITASALATSSISTIPVLLAALAFPAVPAVSTALFCPLPPTPPPPAVTAVSAAATAPLVAALTTLATFAFLAALNIFAINPTASVLAAPDTLTISTVLTLSLVLVTCTALNILITTPTTPAPVAASAPAILAAYNILTSTSYLLQLIYTSGYCYCYCYSPTFAILATLTVLTILAVLTILAVLIILAASAVLTILAVLVVLAASAVLTILAVLVVLAASAVLSTLTALTCERSVGTVFQLPSPDAIYSQDEERR, encoded by the exons atgctcgttattactcctacggctactactacacctgtgtttactgccgcttctacaaatatcgccactgcggcccctacgcttcctattcttgctatccactccgtccttgctgctctctccattccagctgctcctgctgtcctcgctgctcctgctctcgctaattacgctcctactatttccgcccttactgctcttactcctgcagcttttactcttaatgcgcctactcctacggttactgctcttattgctgctactcttaatgctctagctctcactgctattgctctcgctactctcgctattcttgctactactact ctcctacccttgctactcctgctattcttactgctcctgctcctacggctcttacttctacgtcctgctcttgctactcttactcctaccgctcttactcctccgcattccgcaatcctccctattactgcttctgctctcgccacttcctctatctctactatccccgtccttcttgctgctctcgctttccccgctgttcccgctgtctctactgctctcttctgccccttacctcctacgcctcctccacctgcggtaactgcggtttcggcggccgctaccgctcctcttgtcgctgctcttactaccctcgctactttcgctttccttgctgctcttaatatcttcgctatcaatcctacggcttctgttctcgctgctcctgatactcttactatctctactgtccttactttgtcccttgtccttgtaacttgcactgctcttaatattcttattactactcctactacccctgcacctgttgccgcttctgcccctgctatccttgctgcttataatatccttacttctacctcttacctcttacagcttatatacacctccggctactgctattgctactgctactctcctactttcgctatcctcgctactcttactgtccttactatcctcgctgttcttactatcctcgctgtcctcattatcctcgctgcttccgctgtccttacaatcctcgctgtcctcgttgtcctcgctgcttccgctgtccttacaatcctcgctgtcctcgttgtcctcgctgcttccgctgtcctttctacccttactgcccttacttgtgaacggtctgtaggaactgtattccagctacctagtccagatgctatttacagtcaagatgaagaaagaaggtaa
- a CDS encoding DUF3505 multi-domain protein: MSKPSIECQYFEHVPEHSVAACRECRYAVWPDQIEGHLQKQHKVSYKEAEAVGQQVRSWAGLVQYPSELEVPTGAPKPVRQLPVYTDGMLCQFDSSCCYYVARSKEAIRKHWRKDHQGWSAGKKRGRPSRTRQKSVQAHMDKGYRLVHCQRLFSSRHGSQYFEVQAPSQDGEGPEIVPVDGAAAWARVGEQMAKAWADIEKRAQTTIQEGERDEVNPWLERTQWLPYLVGMERPDLLACIEEPVAEPDARQEQQAEPVEAAIWAAMDGLARFSQASIIDRIGVFIRLEAIRTEMHQTRFQPLQPYMDKNAIVKHTRPWQQMLMFFARTQKEHGWKSPKYRFTRRQREAWEVLIEQAKRSIEGDEEDEAEDMDEEREELDEEMMDDIDEAIEVAEEEPGQGEGPEPKKLSKIQKACLEFCIALLNHRITRREYDSPLDSATINSIRSLS, translated from the coding sequence ATGTCTAAACCTAGCATCGAGTGCCAGTATTTCGAGCATGTGCCTGAGCACAGCGTAGCGGCATGCAGAGAGTGCAGATATGCAGTATGGCCAGATCAGATTGAGGGCCATCTACAGAAGCAGCATAAGGTTAGTTACAAGGAGGCTGAGGCAGTTGGACAGCAGGTTCGCAGCTGGGCTGGGTTAGTCCAGTACCCTAGTGAGCTCGAGGTGCCGACTGGTGCTCCAAAGCCTGTGCGGCaattgccagtgtatacagACGGGATGTTATGCCAATTTGACTCCAGCTGCTGCTATTATGTAGCAAGAAGTAAGGAGGCTATACGAAAGCATTGGCGTAAGGACCATCAAGGATGGTCAGCAGGGAAGAAGCGAGGGCGGCCAAGTCGAACCAGGCAGAAGAGCGTGCAGGCACATATGGATAAGGGGTaccggctggtccattgccaGCGATTATTCAGCAGCCGGCATGGATCGCAGTACTTTGAGGTCCAGGCACCCAGCCAGgatggagaaggccccgaaATCGTGCCCGTAGACGGGGCAGCAGCATGGGCGCGAGTGGGCGAGCAGATGGCCaaggcgtgggcagacatcgagaagcgggcgcagacgacgatccaggagggcgagcgcgacgaggtgaacccatggctggagcggacgcagtggttgccgtacctagtgggcatggagaggccggatttgttagcgtgcatcgaggagcccgtggcagagccagatgccaggcaggagcagcaggccgagccggtggaagcagcgatttgggcagccatggatggattggcgcggttcagccaggcatccattattgaccggattggcgtgtttatacggttggaggcaattcgcacagagatgcaccaaacccggttccagccgttacagccgtataTGGACAAGAACGCCATTGTCAAGCACACACGACCGTGGCAGCAGATGTTAATGTTTTTTGCACGCACACAGAAAGAGCACGGGTGGAAGAGCCCCAAGTATCGGTTTACGCGCCGGCAGCGAGAGGCATGGGAGGTGTTAATCGAACAGGCAAAGCGGAGCATAGagggagacgaagaagatgaagccgaggatatggacgaagagagagaagagctggacgaggagatgatggacgacatagacgaggcgatagaggtagctgaggaagagccaggtcagggagaaggccccgagcctaagaagttgtctaagatacagaaagcgtgtttggagttttgcattgcattacttaaccaccgcatcacccgtagagagtatgacagcccgctagactccgcaacaatcaattcaatccggtcactctcctag
- a CDS encoding DUF1777 multi-domain protein, with product MVYYNVPLSALVETSFSHTEDETSFSHTEDETSFSHTKDETGFSHTEDETSFSHTKDETGFSHTKDETGFSHTEDETSFSHTKDETGFSHTEDETSFSHTENEHTVPARES from the exons ATGGTATATTATAACGTACCATTGAGCGCCCTGG tcgagacgagcttctcgcacacggaagacgagacgagcttctcgcacacggaagacgagacgagcttctcgcatacgaaagacgagacgggcttctcgcacacggaagacgagacgagcttctcgcatacgaaagacgagacgggcttctcgcatacgaaagacgagacgggcttctcgcacacggaagacgagacgagcttctcgcatacgaaagacgagacgggcttctcgcacacggaagacgagacgagcttctcaCACACCGAAAACGAGCATACGGTTCCAGCTAGAGAAAGCTGA